Within the Bombus vancouverensis nearcticus chromosome 10, iyBomVanc1_principal, whole genome shotgun sequence genome, the region atatatattaacatttgttttacacatgatatatattggaaataaaattttaggATCAGCCACTACATGATGTTATTCAAGAAGCTCTCTTGATACATTTCCAAGGACTTTGTTTTAGAGAAAGAAATGCTGGAAGACAGATTGATGAACATATGACAGATCGTGGTTTTAATAACCAAATTGGAGTGCACCCAGAAACAGGATTCGTATTCGGTGGAAATGATGCAAATTGTGGTACATGGATGGACAAAATGGGATCTTCTGAAAAAGCTGGTAATAAAGGAAAACCAGCTACTCCAAGGGATGGTTCAGCAGTAGAAATAGTGGGTCTAAGCAAGAGTATTCTCAGTTTCTTGGCTGAATTGTATAAGCAAAATCTTTTTCCTTATGGTAGTGTGCAAAGAAAAAATCGGGATGgtaagaaataaattttgtttacgtttttcatttatttctagCTTTTTTCACTACAGTTAATGTTTATTCCAGGCTCTACTGTAACATGGAGCTATAAACAATGGGCAGATaagatttcattaaattttgagaaatatttttacatcaATGAAGTGCAGTTAGAAGGAGAACTTAAATCAGAACTTATTCATCGTCGTGGAATTTTCAAAGATAGTCATGGAGCAACACAAGCATGGGCTGATTACCAATTACGATCTAATTTTCCAGTTGCAATGGTTGTTGTAAGtacatttttatagtttttttattcttaaaatgTATGTGCAATTTggataatattcaaatatcatTATTTTGAAAGGCTCCAGAATTGTTTAATCCGGAACATGCATGGATAGCATTAAAAAAGGCAGAAGAAGTTTTATTAGGGCCGCTTGGAATGAAAACATTAGATCCTGCTGATTGGGCGTACAATGGATATTATGATAATTCTAATGATAGTGGAGATACTAAAATAGCTCATGGTTGGAATTATCATCAGGGGCCTGTAAGCAATGTTCCTTAATATATTACTTTAGTATAAACTGCTCTGATATAAAACTAATAATTTCATGGCATCTAATAGGAATGGGTTTGGCCCATAGGCTATTTTCTTCGTGCTCGACTATATTTCGCTCCATTAGTTGGAGGAAAGGAAGAATTACGTCGTACAGTCGAATCAactgaaattattatttctcgACATTTCATAGAGGCATCTACAAACCATTGGAGAGGTCTCCCTGAACTTACTAATAAAGATGGGGAATATTGCAAAGATAGTTGCAGAACACAAGCTTGGAGTGCTGCTTCTATATTAGAAGTTTGTATATATGCTGTTAATGGTATTTAGAAATAGTTCCGTTATGTCATTGATTATCACTGTACCATATATTTCATTCTAGGTTCTTTACGACTTAGATAAAATTAAACGGGAATTACGATCCGAGGAGAATGAAAGAACGAATTGATATAATTTTGCGTGTGTTCACCACCGCCAATTACACTTAGAACATTTACGACTAGAAAAAGAACGTAGTGTTAGAAGTAAAGATCACGATAATAAATGGCACATATTTAACACAGCTATAGAAACACCAAGCACGGAGACACACGCATTTGGTAATCCGCACATAGACAAAATCAGTATGCTACCGTGCAAATTTATAAATGTTGACACCAGATGTACAATTGATGACGTTTTCTTAATGCAAGAActtaagaaaaatgaaagtaaaaaagaCATTAAACATGATTATGTATCTTCTACTGTTGTTAGCAATTTGGAAGTAATTGAAACTATGTCAAATATAACAGAATTGTCAATGGTATCAGAAGGTGAATTTCATAAATCAGGACAACTTATATATGGAAATGAACCTTTAAAATACGAGAATAAATctctaaataaatttcaaagtgATGTAATTGACCAAGTTGATATATTAACAAAACAAAACATAGAGAAAAGTAATGCATTGACGAAATACCCATCAAAAGTGGATCACGTTTATGAGGAAGTCAATGCTCTTGAATGTGATATCATGgattattatgaaaaatatagCCCTACAACGGCGAAAACTTTGATAAATACACTTTTTCTTCCTCTACATAAAATTTGTAAGAAATGCGCCAATTTACAAAGCAGTCCAGTATATTCTGATCTTTTGATATATGCAAAGAAGCCTTTATATGCGAAGGAAGTCTATTTACTGCAACAAAACGAAACTTTACAGTTTAGGTATTGTTCAGAAGGTGGTAAACATGACAATACATTATATTTACAGTACAATAACGTTCAGCACTGTTTACTACTTCATAATTACTTAAAAACTAATGCTTCTAGTATATTCTATTTTTATGGCTCACCACAGGatatttttgatttaaaaaCAACATTAAAAACAAGTATCCTTGTTATAAATAGCAATACGAAAGGAATAGTAAATACAGAGTTATATCATCGTTGTACAAGTAATTTTTATACAAGGATATCAAATAATGGTATTGCACCTGCAGCGTTTCGTATGGATCATGCTAATATTATACGCTCTATAAAacacgttgaatacgatactgATTTGCAAAACTGGATGAATTATCGTAACGATGTATTTCGATCACACAATCTCAAACAAGATGATGTAGTTGATCATCGCGCGAACAGAtctagtttattattattagaaccACTACTGTTAATGCCAGAATTAGGAAATTCTAGGTATAGGCACAGAAAAAATCGTATTTCACAATCAGAGCacataaaaatagtaaaaatagtAATTGCCTAtactctttctttcttcatttTAGCAACAATCACATTTTATATAGTTTATTTcacttaataaaatataatattcttttataCTCGTTCTTCTATTTTTTGCATGGAACATTTTCAGAatctaattttatttagtatttaAAACTATTAAGTTTTTTGCTTCAACCTTTTGCTACATAAATACCAATTTTGTCTTTTTTCGTGTATTCTTTTGCATGAAactttcatataataaatttaatataaactgTATGAATTGTTATGTTTATCATAATTGCTCTGTAAATCATTAACATTTGTTaccttaattaaaaatttattaatcttTATATAATTATGTAGAGTATTCTTATACCGTTTTAGAAAATGATTTATATATGATTCTGTTAAAATCATAACCATACCAAAatgtacaaaaaatatatttaactaaaaataaaaatttcaacttCAAAAGATTTCGGTGTTTTTAAGATGGTAAAATGCGATTAATCGAATGCTCAAGTAaggttattaaaatttgttatttttattaatgattaaatgaaatatttattagcaAATACTATTACTATTGcacgtatattttaaatacatatttttttatccGTTCCCATATCTGTATGAAATATTTGCAAtaaaattgatatatatattcaattttgcataatggagaaaatgtttttttcccTTCCAAAATTCACACGTCTACTTTCtctattttaaaatgtaaataaagttatattacagtataatataatacatataatgttATATAGAACTTACAATgatgaataaattaaattactaaattacatatttatatgtaatataaatatctattatttacaaatttaatcattttcaaaattaattaaaacttaATGTCAacctgaaatattaaaaaatgtacaaaacTACATAATATTTGTTTGAAGGTTTCATCAAAAGTTCTTAAAATAATCTTTCTTATTACACAACATGAATATCTGTTTATGACAAAAACTTTTATGATAGAAATTCTAAATACATACTAtgtaatttatatgtatattatattattttaaatatagtgAATCATTAAGCATAGTAAATTACTCGTATCTTAATGATCtataaaagaagaataaatataaatatttaatatcattCTCCTCCTAAACTTtactatattttaaataaaaagtgattatatcatactaaaaaaaaaacaaatttatatCTAGTTACGTTATCTCTATGAATGAagcttataaaaattatattatatttatttcccTTAAATCAATATGATTTAATAATAACTACAGATAAAAAATAGagataacaaataataaaaaataaatttacccATTAGTATTTATAGTTCACTAAATTGCTGAAACTTTTATAATCTAAAtgagttattttttattttattctttattttattttacattgctATTTTATACTTACTTAAATATGCAGTGCatatattgtaaaaaatatcaaatactgtatgaaaaaattcaatttttatatattaataaaactactaatgttattatattaacGTTGTATAAGTTTGTAAAAAGATTATATAAActgaaataaaatagtaaatcaTAACTCCCCAGAATGCGTTTTTACTTGTCTTCTTGAAATTTAGtaataagcaataaaaatacaaaaaacaaATTTCTTAACCACAttgtttaattcattttttaactatattatttgtaatataattatatgttatatgaTTTGTTACTTGTTAGATGTAGGACTTAATTATATTCACAATTTTAGAtccaatatttaaaaaattctatcatATATCAAGAACAgatcgaatattttttaaatacgaatGTACCTGTTCTATAATTTGTTACTGAGCAAAACCTAAACACTATTAGCTTCTATTTAAATGTCATCGAATAAACCTCTTTGTGGAGGTCCTATGCGATTAGTATTTGTAATAAATGCTCTTGCATTGTCCATATGTCCTTCATAAAAATCATCGGCTTGGTAGCCTGTATCGTAACTATTATTTGCACCATAACTATCAACTCCAGTTGCCATACCAATATAATATTCTGCAGGGTCAAAGTCACGTAATAATCCAGCTCTTGCGGATTCTACCGATTCATCTCGTTTCAAAGGCCGtactataatttaattaaatacaaaaatttaatgaC harbors:
- the LOC143303284 gene encoding uncharacterized protein LOC143303284 produces the protein MLPCKFINVDTRCTIDDVFLMQELKKNESKKDIKHDYVSSTVVSNLEVIETMSNITELSMVSEGEFHKSGQLIYGNEPLKYENKSLNKFQSDVIDQVDILTKQNIEKSNALTKYPSKVDHVYEEVNALECDIMDYYEKYSPTTAKTLINTLFLPLHKICKKCANLQSSPVYSDLLIYAKKPLYAKEVYLLQQNETLQFRYCSEGGKHDNTLYLQYNNVQHCLLLHNYLKTNASSIFYFYGSPQDIFDLKTTLKTSILVINSNTKGIVNTELYHRCTSNFYTRISNNGIAPAAFRMDHANIIRSIKHVEYDTDLQNWMNYRNDVFRSHNLKQDDVVDHRANRSSLLLLEPLLLMPELGNSRYRHRKNRISQSEHIKIVKIVIAYTLSFFILATITFYIVYFT